A stretch of the Serratia marcescens genome encodes the following:
- the secF gene encoding protein translocase subunit SecF, producing MAQDYTVEQLNYGRKVYDFMRWDYLAFGISLLLLVASIVTMSVRGFNWGLDFTGGTVIEINLEKPANLDLMRDTLEKAGFQDPIIQNFGSSRDVMVRMPPATGTAGQELGNKVIGVINDSVDKNATVKRIEFVGPSVGSELAQTGGMALLVALICILIYVGFRFEWRLALGAVIALAHDVIITLGVLSLFHIEIDLTIVASLMSVIGYSLNDSIVVSDRIRENFRKIRRGTPYEIMNVSLTQTLSRTLMTSGTTLMVVLMLYIFGGAMLQGFSLAMLIGVSIGTVSSIYVASALALKLGMKREHMLQQKVEKEGADQPSILP from the coding sequence GTGGCACAGGATTATACTGTTGAGCAACTCAACTACGGCCGTAAAGTCTACGACTTTATGCGCTGGGACTATTTGGCCTTCGGCATCTCGTTGCTGCTGTTGGTCGCGTCGATCGTCACCATGTCGGTGCGCGGGTTTAACTGGGGTCTGGATTTCACCGGCGGTACGGTGATTGAAATCAACCTGGAGAAACCGGCTAACCTCGACCTTATGCGCGATACGCTGGAGAAGGCCGGGTTCCAGGATCCGATCATCCAGAACTTCGGCAGCAGCCGCGACGTGATGGTGCGCATGCCACCGGCGACCGGCACCGCAGGTCAGGAACTGGGCAACAAGGTGATCGGCGTGATCAACGACTCGGTGGATAAAAACGCCACCGTGAAGCGCATCGAGTTCGTCGGCCCGAGCGTGGGCAGCGAACTGGCGCAAACCGGCGGCATGGCGCTGCTGGTGGCGTTGATCTGTATCCTGATCTACGTCGGTTTCCGCTTCGAATGGCGCCTGGCGCTGGGGGCGGTTATCGCGCTGGCGCACGACGTGATCATCACGCTGGGCGTGCTGTCGCTGTTCCACATCGAGATTGACCTGACCATCGTCGCGTCCCTGATGTCGGTTATCGGCTACTCGCTGAACGACAGCATCGTGGTCTCCGACCGTATTCGTGAGAACTTCCGCAAGATCCGCCGCGGTACGCCTTACGAGATCATGAACGTGTCGCTGACCCAAACGCTGAGCCGTACGCTGATGACCTCCGGGACCACCCTGATGGTAGTGCTGATGCTGTACATCTTCGGTGGCGCGATGCTGCAAGGCTTCTCGCTGGCGATGCTGATCGGCGTGTCGATCGGTACCGTTTCCTCCATTTACGTCGCGTCCGCGCTGGCGTTGAAGCTGGGGATGAAACGCGAACACATGCTGCAGCAAAAAGTGGAAAAAGAGGGCGCAGATCAGCCTTCGATTCTGCCTTAA
- a CDS encoding DUF3251 domain-containing protein: MTTCYPKIALLAAAILLAGCAHNAAVPQLRHQVAALNQKVSVLTDQTTALERQNLLNQHSDNGVYLLPAARSAARLQSGIGELSVSLSHIKNEANGTQAQLHVRILSQATLPPFKAVVEWGQLDEATGRPLTAEALSQPIASADSLLPKPGQDFELRFSGLTPEQLGYIRLHSLVSIAQPAVAQQH; this comes from the coding sequence ATGACAACCTGTTACCCTAAAATCGCCCTGCTCGCCGCCGCTATTTTGCTGGCGGGCTGCGCGCACAACGCCGCCGTGCCCCAGCTGCGCCATCAGGTCGCCGCGCTGAACCAGAAAGTGAGCGTGCTGACCGATCAGACCACTGCGCTGGAGCGGCAAAATCTGCTCAATCAGCACTCCGACAACGGCGTCTACCTGCTGCCGGCAGCCCGAAGCGCCGCCCGTTTGCAGAGCGGCATCGGCGAGCTGAGCGTTTCGCTGAGCCACATCAAGAACGAAGCCAACGGCACTCAGGCGCAGTTGCATGTGCGCATCCTCTCACAGGCCACGCTGCCGCCGTTCAAAGCCGTGGTGGAATGGGGCCAGTTGGACGAGGCCACCGGCCGGCCGCTGACCGCCGAGGCGCTGTCGCAACCGATCGCCAGCGCCGACTCGCTGCTGCCGAAGCCCGGCCAGGACTTCGAGCTGCGTTTCAGCGGCCTGACGCCGGAACAATTGGGCTATATCCGTCTGCACAGTCTGGTTTCGATCGCCCAACCGGCGGTGGCGCAGCAACACTGA
- the nrdR gene encoding transcriptional regulator NrdR yields the protein MHCPFCAAVDTKVIDSRLVGDGSQVRRRRQCLVCNERFTTFEVAELVMPRVIKSDEVREPFNEDKLRRGMLKALEKRPVSSDDVENALNHIKSQLRATGEREVPTKLVGNLVMDALKKLDKVAYIRFASVYRSFEDVREFGEEIARLQD from the coding sequence ATGCATTGCCCTTTCTGCGCCGCCGTTGATACCAAAGTCATTGATTCCCGCCTGGTGGGGGACGGTTCGCAAGTGCGCCGCCGCCGCCAGTGTCTGGTGTGCAATGAACGCTTCACCACCTTCGAAGTGGCCGAGCTGGTGATGCCGCGAGTGATTAAAAGCGATGAGGTGCGCGAGCCGTTCAACGAAGACAAACTGCGCCGCGGCATGCTGAAAGCGCTGGAAAAGCGCCCGGTCAGCTCGGATGACGTGGAAAACGCCCTTAATCACATCAAATCCCAACTGCGCGCCACCGGCGAACGCGAAGTGCCGACCAAACTGGTGGGCAATCTGGTGATGGATGCGCTGAAAAAGCTGGATAAGGTCGCCTATATCCGCTTCGCGTCGGTATACCGCAGCTTCGAAGACGTGCGCGAGTTCGGCGAAGAGATTGCCCGCCTGCAAGACTAA
- the ribD gene encoding bifunctional diaminohydroxyphosphoribosylaminopyrimidine deaminase/5-amino-6-(5-phosphoribosylamino)uracil reductase RibD gives MHHDEFYMARAFELARLGRFTTAPNPNVGCVIVRDGEIVGEGYHLRAGEPHAEVHALRMAGDKARGATAYVTLEPCSHHGRTPPCADALVAAGVTRVVAAMQDPNPQVAGRGLYKLQQAGVEVRHGLMLAEAEAVNLGFLKRMRTGFPYVQLKLGASLDGRTAMASGESQWITSPEARQDVQRLRAQSAAILSTSATVLADDPSLTVRWDELDAETQRLYPRDNLRQPLRILLDSQNRITPQHRVVQQPGATWLARLQADEQAWPQDVEQFICPAHGGGVDLVVMMMLLAKRQVNSIWVEAGASLAGALLQAGLVDELILYIAPKLLGDNGRGLCHLPGLERLADAPEFVFSDVRQVGPDLRLRLRAKH, from the coding sequence ATGCATCACGACGAATTTTACATGGCGCGCGCCTTCGAACTGGCGCGGCTGGGGCGTTTCACCACCGCGCCCAATCCGAACGTCGGCTGCGTTATCGTGCGCGACGGCGAAATTGTCGGTGAAGGCTATCATCTGCGCGCCGGCGAGCCGCACGCGGAAGTGCACGCGCTGCGCATGGCGGGCGACAAGGCGCGCGGCGCCACCGCCTATGTCACGCTCGAGCCGTGTAGCCACCACGGCCGCACGCCGCCCTGCGCCGATGCGCTGGTGGCCGCCGGGGTGACGCGGGTGGTCGCGGCGATGCAAGATCCTAACCCGCAGGTGGCGGGGCGCGGGCTGTACAAGCTGCAGCAGGCCGGCGTCGAGGTGCGGCACGGCCTGATGCTGGCCGAGGCCGAAGCGGTCAATCTGGGCTTCCTCAAGCGCATGCGCACCGGCTTCCCTTACGTGCAGCTGAAGCTGGGCGCGTCGCTGGACGGCCGCACGGCGATGGCCTCCGGCGAGAGCCAGTGGATCACCTCACCCGAAGCGCGTCAGGACGTGCAGCGCCTGCGCGCGCAGAGCGCCGCCATCCTCAGCACCAGCGCCACCGTGCTGGCGGACGATCCGTCGCTGACGGTGCGTTGGGATGAACTGGACGCCGAGACGCAGCGCCTCTATCCGCGCGACAATCTACGCCAGCCGCTGCGCATCCTGCTCGACAGCCAAAACCGCATTACCCCGCAGCACCGCGTGGTGCAGCAGCCCGGCGCCACCTGGCTGGCGCGCCTGCAGGCGGATGAACAGGCCTGGCCGCAAGACGTTGAGCAGTTTATCTGCCCGGCGCACGGCGGCGGCGTCGATCTGGTGGTGATGATGATGCTGTTGGCCAAGCGCCAGGTGAATTCAATCTGGGTGGAGGCGGGCGCATCGCTGGCCGGTGCGCTGCTGCAGGCCGGCCTGGTGGATGAGCTCATTTTGTACATCGCGCCGAAACTGTTGGGCGATAATGGCCGTGGCCTGTGCCACCTGCCGGGCCTGGAGCGATTGGCCGACGCGCCGGAATTCGTCTTTAGCGACGTGCGTCAGGTCGGCCCCGATCTGCGTTTGCGCCTGCGGGCGAAACACTGA